A region from the Gemmatimonadota bacterium genome encodes:
- a CDS encoding metalloregulator ArsR/SmtB family transcription factor encodes MNFSDQLDATFFALSDPTRRAILERLAEGEASVTELMEPFALSQPAVSKHLKVLERAGLVSVGIDGQRRPRRLEPAALDVANEWIERYREIWETNFQRLDALLETLKARRSRSKGNEPD; translated from the coding sequence ATGAACTTCAGCGACCAGCTCGACGCCACCTTCTTCGCTCTGTCCGATCCCACTCGGCGCGCCATCCTGGAGCGCCTGGCGGAGGGGGAGGCCAGCGTGACGGAGCTGATGGAGCCCTTCGCCCTGAGTCAGCCCGCAGTCTCCAAGCACCTGAAGGTCCTGGAGCGGGCCGGCCTGGTGTCGGTCGGGATCGACGGGCAGCGGCGCCCGCGTCGGTTGGAACCTGCGGCCCTCGACGTGGCCAACGAATGGATCGAGCGCTACCGCGAGATCTGGGAGACCAACTTCCAGCGACTCGATGCGCTGCTCGAGACCTTGAAAGCCCGCCGGTCTCGATCAAAGGGAAACGAACCGGACTGA